One window of Bactrocera tryoni isolate S06 chromosome 2, CSIRO_BtryS06_freeze2, whole genome shotgun sequence genomic DNA carries:
- the LOC120769564 gene encoding odorant receptor 33b-like, whose protein sequence is MRKRLLIFTSDVNASADSVACFDIFWLCWRLMGIAVNSKKWYTTLYDIGVNIFVTIFYPIHLTIGLFLVPTLADVFKNLAINITDVACSTKHFLFRYKLPKIREIQRLLKELDERVVAPDERNYFNASIRNGVRRIMLIFCVSYAADAVASAIDVLTKKERELMYPAWFPFDWSANRYTYYASVLYQIVGVSLQITQNLAHDTFAPVSLCVMAGQVRLLAMRVSKVGYDVSKTLVEHERDLNECIEDHKKLLKLFNLLQDVFWYTQLVQFSSVGLNICLTVVFMLLFVDNLFSYIYYMVYFISMAMELLPACYYGSKMQEEFQDLPYAIFKCNWIAQRKSFQQNLRIFTELSKKQLTPTAGGMINIHLTSFVATCKMAYSLYTVLMNMK, encoded by the exons ATGCGTAAACGGCTTCTTATTTTTACATCTGACGTTAATGCATCGGCGGACAGTGTGGCGTGTTTCGACATTTTCTGGCTGTGCTGGAGGTTGATGGGCATTGCCGTCAACTCCAAAAAATGGTACACAACGCTCTACGATATTGGCGTGAATATATTCGTTACCATATTCTACCCAATACATCTGACAATCGGTTTGTTTCTTGTGCCTACGCTAGCGGATGTCTTCAAGAACTTGGCCATAAATATAACGGATGTTGCCTGCAGCACAAAGCATTTTCTCTTTCGTTACAAGCTGCCGAAAATTCGCGAAATTCAGCGTCTACTAAAGGAACTAGATGAGCGTGTTGTGGCGCCAGACGAGCGCAACTACTTCAACGCAAGTATAAGAAATGGCGTGCGAAGAATCATGTTGATATTTTGCGTCTCCTATGCTGCCGATGCAGTGGCGTCCGCCATAGATGTGTTGACGAAAAAGGAGCGAGAGCTAATGTACCCCGCATGGTTCCCGTTCGATTGGTCGGCAAACAGGTATACTTATTACGCTTCCGTACTATATCAGATTGTCGGTGTCTCGCTGCAGATCACACAAAACTTGGCACACGACACATTCGCCCCGGTCAGTTTGTGTGTGATGGCGGGTCAAGTGCGTTTGTTGGCCATGCGTGTGTCAAAGGTCGGCTATGATGTGTCGAAGACACTTGTCGAGCATGAGCGCGATTTGAACGAATGCATCGAGGATCACAAGAAGCTGTTGAA aTTATTTAATTTACTGCAAGATGTTTTCTGGTATACTCAATTGGTTCAGTTCTCCTCGGTTGGCTTGAATATTTGCCTCACCGTTGTGTTCATGCTCCTATTTGTTGACAATCTGTTTTCCTACATTTACTATATGGTATATTTCATCTCAATGGCTATGGAGCTACTGCCGGCCTGTTATTATGGCAGCAAAATGCAGGAAGAGTTTCAGGACTTACCTTATGCGATTTTCAAATGCAATTGGATTGCGCAGCGTAAAAGCTTTCAGCAAAACCTTCGTATATTTACGGAGCTCTCGAAGAAACAGCTCACGCCGACTGCTGGAGGAATGATCAACATACATTTGACTTCGTTTGTGGCCACTTGCAAAATGGCTTACTCGTTGTATACGGTCTTAATGAATATGAAGTAG
- the LOC120767592 gene encoding odorant receptor 33b-like, giving the protein MDSKIDTVNIFKRLFFYWKILGLKTNYNKYLIGLHDIFVNIFATFAFPLHLLLGVIFASDKETVFTNLAIGISSIACTAKHLTLRPQLSQIIFVNKILQNLDQRVQNEEDTSYYLKNMRGRCSFMINFFTVSYFSVSCMAVLTALSTTNILYPGYVIVDWQNSIWKYLAVLVFQTYGLKMQIVQNLTNDVYGPMILCMLSGHIHLLSRRISRIGHEHETEGHKNYEELVLCIDEYKVLMKQVERMISPSYMVQFTAVGINVVIGLLYLLFFADSLFAYSYYIFHILAIMIEIFPCCYYGSMVQLEFYALSYAIFRSNWTSQSRTFRRAAVTLTELTLRDVIVSAGGMITLDLDSFFKTCKMGYSIFTGKHTRYLRIVYDLWVNLVVTFGFTGHVILGFFLSTNKDEFFNSLVISVACINSVMKHYILRYFKQEIWDLNEIISQLDDRVRIKEDYDYYKRYIERPCKFMMRFFFSSYSAVSLTALMNGLATGDLLYPGYLPLPWRTSGSAYAACVIYQFYGVSMEIVKNLGNDLYGPLIYCLLSGHVHLLANRVSRVAHNNPENVENNYRELCECIEDHKMLMNIKTKVERINSGVCMVQFFGVGVSLCIGLIYLLFFADNLFAYIYYSVHSMAIMTELFPCCYFGNMLECEYYDLSYAIFRSNWTTQPRAFRRNVVNFTELTLKEVNMYAGGMFRINLDTFFATCKMGYSFFTVVQSMK; this is encoded by the exons ATGGACTCAAAAATCGACACGGTGAATATTTTCAAGAGATTGTTCTTTTACTGGAAAATTTTGGGCTTAAAAACCAATTATAATAAGTATTTGATCGGTCTCCATGATATTTTTGTGAACATTTTCGCGACGTTTGCCTTTCCGCTTCACCTGCTTTTGGGCGTGATTTTCGCCAGCGACAAGGAAACCGTTTTCACCAATCTCGCTATCGGTATTTCCTCGATTGCCTGCACAGCCAAGCACTTAACGCTTCGTCCGCAACTCAGCCAGATAATCTTTGTTAACAAAATTCTACAGAATCTGGATCAGCGGGTGCAAAATGAAGAGGATACGAGTTACTACTTGAAAAATATGCGTGGGAGGTGCAGTTTCATGATTAATTTCTTTACTGTCTCCTACTTTTCGGTATCGTGTATGGCAGTGCTGACTGCTCTTTCTACTACCAATATATTATATCCAGGTTATGTGATTGTCGATTGGCAAAATTCGATATGGAAGTACTTGGCGGTATTGGTCTTTCAAACATACGGGCTGAAAATGCAAATCGTGCAGAATCTCACCAACGATGTTTATGGACCTATGATTCTTTGCATGCTTTCGGGCCATATTCATTTGCTCTCCAGACGTATTTCACGCATTGGACACGAGCACGAAACCGAAGGCCATAAAAACTATGAAGAGCTAGTGCTCTGTATAGACGAGTATAAAGTATTGATGAA ACAAGTGGAACGGATGATCTCCCCCAGCTACATGGTACAGTTTACAGCTGTTGGCATTAACGTCGTGATCGGTCTcttatatttacttttcttcGCCGACAGTCTCTTTGCTTACAGCTattatattttccatattttggCCATTATGATCGAGATTTTTCCCTGCTGCTACTATGGCAGCATGGTTCAGTTGGAATTCTATGCGCTGTCTTACGCCATATTCCGCAGTAATTGGACATCACAGTCTCGCACTTTTCGTCGTGCTGCTGTTACGTTGACGGAACTTACTCTGCGAGATGTCATTGTATCGGCGGGTGGCATGATAACACTTGATTTGGACTCGTTCTTCAAGACCTGCAAAATGGGGTACTCAATATTCACT GGTAAACACAC CAGATATCTGCGCATCGTCTATGACCTTTGGGTAAACCTCGTTGTCACTTTTGGCTTTACGGGCCATGTGATATTGGGATTCTTCTTAAGCACCAATAAGGATGAATTCTTCAACAGCCTGGTCATCAGTGTGGCATGCATTAATAGCGTCATGAAACATTACATTCTACGCTATTTTAAGCAAGAAATATGGGATCTGAATGAAATCATTTCACAGCTCGACGATCGCGTCCGCATCAAGGAAGATTACGATTACTACAAGCGTTATATAGAGCGACCCTGCAAATTTATGATGCGTTTCTTCTTTAGCTCCTACTCTGCGGTTAGCTTAACAGCTTTAATGAATGGCTTAGCCACCGGAGATCTGCTCTATCCTGGCTATTTGCCACTACCATGGCGCACGTCGGGTTCAGCATATGCAGCTTGTGTCATCTACCAGTTCTATGGCGTCTCCATGGAAATTGTGAAGAATTTAGGAAACGATTTATATGGACCGCTGATATATTGTTTGCTTTCCGGGCATGTGCATTTATTGGCAAATCGGGTTTCACGCGTTGCTCACAATAATCCGGAGAATGTGGAGAACAACTATAGAGAATTATGCGAGTGCATTGAAGATCACAAAATGTTGATGAA CATCAAAACCAAAGTGGAGCGCATCAACTCGGGCGTTTGTATGGTACAATTTTTTGGCGTTGGCGTCAGCCTGTGCATTGGTCTCATTTATTTGCTGTTCTTCGCCGATAACTTGTTCGCCTACATTTACTACTCGGTTCATTCAATGGCCATCATGACCGAGCTATTCCCGTGTTGCTACTTCGGCAACATGTTGGAGTGTGAATATTACGATTTATCTTATGCAATTTTCAGGAGCAACTGGACGACGCAGCCACGTGCATTCAGACGCAATGTAGTGAATTTCACAGAGCTGACACTGAAGGAGGTCAACATGTATGCCGGCGGCATGTTTCGTATAAATCTCGACACATTCTTCGCTACATGCAAGATGGGATACTCTTTCTTCACCGTTGTACAGAGCATGAAGTGA
- the LOC120767593 gene encoding odorant receptor 33b-like: MSHSIVLNSMFCLANIDSINSVEIAATLPLTKIWKTFLPADSVVLYRAFWLCWQAVGISSASCKYFCGFYDLLINVSVTFFYAIHLIVGLFLNPSPADLFQNLSITITCFVCSVKHYLLRRKLPQIRNVLALLADLDKRVEGVEEHTYFQEELVVGAKNVLKLFSIAYGGANMAAISATLLSKERRLMYPAWLPFQWDANTFSYCAAVIYQIAGVSIQIVQNLANDIYPPMSLCIIAGHVHLLSLRVAKVGADAKKCKEQHSHALIECIEDHKKLVRIFQLTQDTLSQPQLAQFISSGLNMCIVLFYLIFYVENVFAYIYYAVYFVSMAFELLPSCFYGSKLIYEFQQLLSAIFKCSWLGHQNQRIFVQLSLKEIVPLAGGVIGIQLNSFLGTCKMAYSLYTVCNRMK, translated from the exons ATGTCTCACAGCATCGTCCTCAATTCCATGTTCTGTTTGGCAAATATCGACAGTATAAACTCCGTGGAAATTGCAGCCACCCTACCGCTGACGAAGAT ATGGAAAACCTTTCTGCCTGCGGACTCAGTTGTGCTGTATCGCGCTTTCTGGCTATGCTGGCAGGCGGTCGGCATCTCAAGCGCAAGCTGTAAATACTTCTGTGGCTTCTACGACCTGCTCATAAACGTCTCGGTGACATTTTTCTATGCAATTCATTTGATTGTGGGTCTCTTCCTCAATCCATCGCCAGCAGATCTCTTCCAAAATCTGTCCATTACCATTACCTGTTTCGTCTGCAGCGTGAAGCATTACTTATTGCGTCGTAAATTACCGCAAATACGCAACGTGCTGGCGCTGCTCGCCGACCTGGACAAGCGTGTTGAGGGCGTAGAGGAACACACGTACTTTCAAGAGGAACTTGTTGTTGGCGCAAAGAATgtgttgaaattattttccatCGCCTATGGTGGCGCAAATATGGCAGCAATTTCAGCCACACTACTGAGCAAGGAACGCCGTCTAATGTACCCCGCATGGCTGCCATTCCAATGGGACGCGAACACATTCAGCTACTGCGCTGCGGTCATTTATCAGATTGCCGGTGTTTCTATACAAATCGTGCAGAATCTGGCCAACGACATCTATCCACCGATGAGTCTCTGCATTATTGCCGGTCATGTGCATCTGCTGTCGTTGCGCGTGGCCAAAGTGGGTGCGGATGCCAAGAAATGTAAGGAGCAGCATAGTCACGCGCTGATCGAATGCATTGAGGATCATAAGAAATTGGTGCG CATTTTTCAACTGACGCAGGACACACTCTCACAACCGCAACTTGCGCAGTTCATTTCCAGCGGCTTGAATATGTGCATAGTGTTgttctatttaattttctatgtgGAGAATGTGTTCGCCTACATTTACTACGCGGTTTATTTCGTCAGTATGGCTTTCGAATTGCTGCCGAGCTGCTTCTATGGCAGCAAGTTGATTTATGAGTTCCAGCAGCTGCTGTCGGCTATCTTCAAGTGCAGCTGGCTTGGGCACCAGAATCAACGCATTTTCGTGCAGCTATCATTGAAGGAGATTGTTCCTTTGGCAGGTGGCGTCATCGGTATACAGTTGAATTCTTTCCTGGGCACTTGCAAGATGGCTTATTCTCTGTATACGGTGTGCAATCGTATGAAATAG